The following proteins come from a genomic window of Gordonia westfalica:
- a CDS encoding chaperone modulator CbpM — protein sequence MSTPTPVTQYVLVRRAALSPDAFAKRTGLHPDLARKLVALGLLDAHRAADGEMSFEPSEVAHAARIQRLRTGLGLNYSAIGLVLDLLDRIEKLEAASRRRRTPRWTPAA from the coding sequence ATGAGCACCCCGACCCCGGTCACCCAGTACGTATTGGTTCGCCGTGCCGCATTGTCGCCAGATGCCTTCGCCAAACGTACCGGGTTGCACCCTGACCTGGCACGAAAGCTTGTGGCTCTCGGCCTGCTCGACGCCCACCGCGCCGCCGACGGCGAGATGTCGTTCGAACCGTCCGAAGTGGCCCACGCCGCCCGCATCCAACGGCTGCGGACCGGTCTGGGCCTGAACTACTCGGCAATCGGGCTCGTGCTCGATCTGCTGGATCGAATCGAGAAACTCGAAGCAGCTTCCCGCAGAAGGAGGACACCCCGATGGACACCGGCAGCCTGA